One part of the uncultured Celeribacter sp. genome encodes these proteins:
- a CDS encoding error-prone DNA polymerase yields the protein MTLLDCENMPAPPDRYAELCITSNFTFLTGASHPEELMLRAAELGLEAIAITDRNTLAGVVRAYSALKTLRDEAAEQLRVRSSHQVDPCSRQEFGSPVDLPHPAAPKMPKLIVGSRLVLRDCPLEWLALPTDRAAYHRLSRLLTLGKRRADKAECHLDLRDLEAGCQGMILIALPPKDLSCAQPVLQSLQRRYPGQVFLGAAPRYDGSDQAWFDACAALALRCSTPMVAVGDVLMHHGRRRRLADVLTCLREGLTIDRIGTRALPNAERRLKGASDMARLYRNHPAALKRTLEIAARCGFDLSELSYEYPDEMSEGEAPQDRLDRLAREGLHRRYPEGATERVHQLMGKELSLIGELGYAPYFLTVHDIVQEARSRGILCQGRGSAANSILCYLLGITDVSPDMIGMVFERFISRHRGEPPDIDVDFEHERREEVIQWIYEKYGRHRAGLCATVIHFRTRAAIREVGKVMGLSQDLTARLSGDIWGMSNDGPDMDRVRALGIDPADRRLAQTIDLIGEIIGFPRHLSQHVGGFIITRGRLDELCPIENAAMENRTVIEWDKDDIDALGILKVDVLSLGMLTCLRKSFDLLDAHEKTRLTLDTVPQEDRATYEMLQRADAVGVFQVESRAQMNFLPRMKPATFYDLVIEVAIVRPGPIQGGMVKPYIRRRQGLEAPEPFGPALEEVTRKTLGVPLFQEQAMQIAVVGADYSAEEADKLRRSLASFRRMGTIGEHRDRFVRGMRRNGYNQEIAEACFGQIEGFADYGFPESHAAAFAMLTYVSSWLKCHHPAVFACALLNSQPMGFYAPAQIVRDVREHGVEVRPVCVNHSEWDNLLERRADGALALRLGFRQIKGFREEDAGWIVAARGNGYQDPESVWLRAGVAPSVLERLAEADAFIGMGLTRRDALWQVRAIRDPKPLPLFSDPLDGEGIREPDVILPNMHLGEEVVEDYVALRLTLRAHPMELLRPTIPNLTPHDRLPVAPLIRTSVCGLVITRQRPGTASGVIFLTLEDETGVSNVVVWPKVYERFRRIVMGGRLLRVTGRLEREGIVVHLIADHIEDLSHKLSELGHPLDDAIGITQPQADDAPRPPRYPPRARHPREQAKRLFPSRDFH from the coding sequence ATGACCCTCCTTGACTGTGAAAATATGCCTGCGCCGCCCGACCGTTACGCCGAGCTTTGCATTACCTCGAATTTTACCTTTCTCACCGGGGCGTCGCATCCCGAGGAGCTGATGCTGCGCGCCGCAGAGCTGGGCCTAGAGGCCATCGCGATCACCGACCGCAACACACTTGCGGGCGTGGTGCGGGCTTATTCAGCGCTCAAAACGCTCCGGGACGAGGCGGCCGAACAGCTCCGTGTGCGCTCGTCGCATCAGGTCGATCCCTGTTCGCGACAGGAATTCGGCTCTCCTGTCGATTTGCCCCATCCTGCCGCCCCGAAAATGCCGAAACTGATCGTCGGCAGCCGGCTTGTGCTGCGTGATTGTCCCCTGGAATGGCTGGCACTGCCCACGGATCGCGCCGCCTATCATCGCCTGTCCCGGCTTTTGACGCTGGGCAAGCGGCGGGCAGACAAGGCCGAATGTCATCTTGACCTGCGGGATCTTGAGGCGGGCTGTCAGGGCATGATCCTCATCGCCCTGCCACCCAAGGATCTGTCCTGCGCTCAACCGGTCCTTCAAAGCCTGCAGCGCCGCTATCCCGGTCAGGTCTTTTTGGGGGCCGCGCCGCGTTATGATGGCTCTGATCAGGCGTGGTTCGACGCCTGCGCCGCGCTGGCGCTGCGCTGTTCAACGCCCATGGTGGCGGTGGGGGATGTTCTCATGCATCACGGACGGCGGCGCAGGCTGGCCGATGTGCTGACCTGTCTGCGCGAAGGGCTGACCATCGACCGCATCGGCACCCGCGCGCTGCCCAATGCCGAACGCCGGCTCAAAGGCGCCTCTGACATGGCCCGGCTCTATCGCAACCATCCGGCAGCACTCAAACGTACGCTGGAGATCGCCGCGCGCTGCGGGTTCGATCTGTCCGAGCTGAGTTACGAATACCCCGACGAAATGTCGGAGGGCGAAGCACCGCAGGACCGGCTGGACCGACTGGCGCGCGAGGGGCTGCATCGTCGCTATCCGGAGGGTGCAACCGAACGCGTGCATCAGTTGATGGGCAAGGAACTGTCCCTGATCGGCGAACTGGGTTACGCCCCCTATTTCCTCACCGTGCATGACATCGTGCAGGAGGCGCGCTCGCGCGGCATTCTCTGTCAGGGGCGTGGCTCGGCGGCCAATTCTATCCTCTGCTACCTCCTCGGCATCACCGACGTGTCGCCCGACATGATCGGTATGGTGTTCGAGCGCTTCATCTCCCGTCACCGGGGCGAACCGCCCGATATTGACGTGGATTTCGAACACGAACGCCGCGAGGAGGTGATTCAGTGGATCTATGAGAAATACGGTCGCCACCGCGCCGGTCTCTGTGCCACCGTGATCCATTTCCGCACCCGCGCCGCGATCCGTGAGGTCGGCAAGGTCATGGGCCTGTCCCAAGACCTCACCGCGCGGCTGTCTGGCGACATCTGGGGCATGTCGAATGACGGGCCGGATATGGACCGGGTGCGGGCGCTGGGGATTGACCCGGCAGACCGGCGGCTGGCGCAGACGATAGACCTCATCGGCGAGATCATCGGTTTCCCGCGCCATCTGAGCCAGCACGTCGGTGGCTTTATCATCACGCGCGGGCGTCTGGACGAGCTTTGCCCCATCGAGAACGCGGCGATGGAGAACCGCACGGTGATCGAATGGGACAAGGACGATATCGATGCGCTGGGTATCCTCAAGGTCGATGTTCTGAGTCTCGGGATGCTCACATGCCTGCGCAAAAGCTTCGATCTTTTGGACGCGCATGAAAAGACCCGGCTCACCCTCGACACGGTGCCCCAAGAGGACCGCGCAACCTATGAGATGCTGCAACGCGCTGATGCGGTGGGGGTGTTTCAGGTCGAAAGCCGGGCGCAGATGAATTTCCTGCCACGAATGAAACCCGCCACGTTTTATGATCTGGTGATTGAGGTCGCCATTGTACGTCCCGGTCCCATTCAGGGCGGCATGGTCAAACCTTATATCCGGCGGCGTCAGGGGCTTGAGGCCCCCGAACCCTTTGGTCCTGCGCTGGAAGAGGTCACGCGCAAGACATTGGGTGTGCCGCTGTTTCAGGAACAGGCGATGCAGATCGCCGTTGTGGGCGCGGATTACAGTGCCGAAGAGGCTGACAAGCTGCGGCGCTCGCTGGCGTCTTTCCGGCGCATGGGCACCATCGGCGAGCACCGCGACCGTTTCGTGCGCGGCATGAGGCGCAATGGCTACAACCAAGAGATCGCAGAGGCCTGTTTCGGCCAGATTGAGGGCTTCGCCGATTACGGGTTCCCCGAAAGCCACGCGGCGGCCTTTGCCATGCTGACCTATGTGTCGTCCTGGCTCAAATGCCACCATCCTGCGGTCTTTGCCTGCGCATTGCTCAATTCCCAGCCGATGGGCTTTTACGCCCCGGCCCAGATCGTGCGCGATGTCCGCGAGCATGGCGTCGAGGTGCGCCCCGTTTGCGTGAACCATTCGGAGTGGGACAACCTGTTGGAACGCCGCGCGGACGGAGCACTGGCGCTACGTCTCGGGTTTCGCCAGATCAAAGGCTTTCGCGAAGAGGACGCGGGTTGGATCGTGGCCGCGCGCGGCAATGGCTATCAAGACCCGGAGAGCGTCTGGCTGCGCGCGGGCGTCGCCCCCTCGGTTCTCGAACGGTTGGCCGAGGCGGATGCCTTCATCGGCATGGGGCTGACGCGGCGCGACGCACTATGGCAGGTCCGCGCCATTCGCGACCCGAAACCGCTGCCGCTGTTCTCTGATCCTCTCGATGGCGAGGGCATTCGCGAACCCGATGTGATCCTGCCGAACATGCATCTGGGGGAAGAAGTGGTCGAGGATTACGTCGCACTGCGCCTGACACTCCGCGCCCATCCGATGGAGCTTTTGCGCCCGACGATCCCAAACCTGACGCCGCACGATCGCCTCCCTGTCGCGCCGCTCATCCGCACTTCGGTCTGTGGCCTCGTGATCACCCGACAACGCCCCGGCACTGCATCGGGCGTGATTTTTCTGACGCTGGAGGACGAAACCGGCGTGTCAAATGTGGTGGTCTGGCCCAAGGTCTACGAGCGTTTCCGCCGCATCGTTATGGGCGGGCGGCTCTTGCGTGTCACCGGGCGGTTGGAGCGCGAAGGCATCGTCGTCCACCTCATCGCCGATCACATCGAAGACCTGTCGCACAAGCTCTCGGAGCTGGGCCATCCGCTCGACGACGCCATCGGCATCACGCAGCCCCAAGCCGACGACGCGCCACGGCCACCGCGCTATCCGCCCCGCGCCAGACATCCGAGGGAGCAAGCCAAGCGGCTGTTCCCGAGCCGGGATTTCCATTGA
- a CDS encoding TonB-dependent receptor: MTTQHTVRLGATALLMSTISTLAYAQEIVPTLDPIYIESEQTVTQTANTYTFDPEALPVPTGLDGGALLSTIPGVSGRRMGAHGIDIIIRGMQKNQLNVIDAGGFTYGGCPSRMDPPTSIAAFYRADKVIVEKGYSSVTNGPGGSGGTVRLEREAPEFDRGQVFTGSLTTGVNSNGNGSGIAGTVSADLGNGFYAEFSGERKSSDDYEDGNSNEVRSGFTQKSAGVTFGYAKDGVDLALDIEKDRAEDVKFAGAQMDSPLSETMTYRLRGGLDVNAGRLTRIEGVLYSSNVDHTMDNYTLRTPASMKMLAPTTSDTVGGSLEGHLDFGTTTARIGVDYQANNRRALGYSSMGSMPINLANPSSLSWPDVTIAQLGVFGETETKLGAHSTLKLGLRYDHVTASADEADVGVGMSGTTANDYYQMVYGTDFSEDKTEDNFGGLIRYEYQLSSDTMVFAGLSRSVRTADANERAFSRGMNGVPSYVGNPDIDPEKHTQLDFGLETQTETYSLTATVFYDRVNDYILEESTPWPGAMRGVTTYRNIDAELAGVELSGSWNLGQVILAGDLSYTYGANKSDGGALGQIPPLKGSLSATYDADIWQAGARINWAAKQDRIYTVLDAGETPGYATVDLFGSYTLNDKVMLMAGIDNVFDKSYATHLNRSNSYDTSVERVNEPGRNIYLTMQVQF, encoded by the coding sequence ATGACCACTCAACACACGGTGCGCCTCGGCGCGACCGCTCTTTTGATGAGCACCATTTCTACGCTAGCTTATGCTCAGGAAATCGTTCCAACGCTTGATCCGATCTATATCGAATCTGAACAAACCGTTACGCAAACAGCGAATACCTATACGTTTGACCCCGAAGCCTTGCCGGTTCCCACAGGCCTCGACGGTGGCGCGCTTCTGTCCACCATTCCCGGCGTTTCTGGCCGGAGGATGGGGGCTCATGGCATCGACATCATCATTCGCGGCATGCAAAAAAATCAGCTTAACGTGATCGATGCAGGTGGCTTTACCTATGGGGGTTGCCCGAGCAGAATGGACCCGCCGACCTCCATTGCGGCGTTCTATCGTGCTGATAAGGTCATCGTCGAGAAAGGCTACTCCAGCGTGACAAACGGGCCGGGTGGTTCTGGCGGCACAGTGAGGCTTGAACGCGAGGCGCCGGAGTTCGACCGCGGTCAAGTGTTCACCGGCTCTCTGACCACTGGCGTGAACTCGAACGGCAATGGCTCTGGTATTGCAGGCACTGTGTCTGCCGATCTGGGCAACGGCTTCTACGCGGAGTTTTCCGGCGAGCGCAAAAGCTCTGACGATTACGAAGACGGCAACAGCAACGAGGTGCGCAGCGGCTTTACGCAAAAGAGCGCGGGCGTCACCTTTGGCTATGCCAAAGATGGTGTTGATCTCGCGCTTGATATCGAAAAAGACCGTGCCGAAGACGTCAAATTTGCCGGGGCGCAAATGGACAGCCCGCTGTCCGAGACCATGACCTACCGTCTGCGCGGCGGTCTTGATGTCAATGCCGGACGGCTGACCCGGATCGAAGGGGTGCTCTACAGCTCGAATGTCGATCACACCATGGACAACTATACCCTGCGCACCCCCGCGTCGATGAAGATGCTTGCGCCGACAACCTCCGATACCGTGGGGGGCAGCCTTGAAGGCCATCTCGATTTCGGTACGACCACAGCCCGGATCGGTGTCGATTATCAGGCCAACAATCGCCGGGCGCTCGGCTATTCGAGCATGGGAAGCATGCCGATCAACCTCGCTAACCCTTCGTCGCTCAGCTGGCCTGATGTGACCATTGCGCAGCTTGGGGTTTTCGGTGAAACGGAAACAAAACTGGGTGCGCACTCCACGCTGAAGCTCGGCCTGCGCTATGATCATGTGACCGCCAGCGCCGACGAAGCAGATGTTGGGGTCGGCATGAGCGGCACAACCGCGAACGATTACTATCAGATGGTCTACGGCACTGATTTTTCCGAAGACAAAACCGAGGACAATTTTGGCGGCCTCATCCGTTACGAATATCAACTGTCTTCGGATACGATGGTTTTCGCCGGCCTGTCCCGGTCTGTGCGTACCGCCGATGCGAACGAACGTGCGTTTTCCCGGGGTATGAACGGTGTGCCGTCCTATGTGGGCAACCCGGACATTGATCCAGAAAAACACACCCAGCTCGATTTCGGTCTGGAAACCCAAACGGAGACCTATAGCCTGACCGCAACGGTGTTTTACGACCGGGTGAACGATTACATTCTCGAAGAGAGCACACCATGGCCCGGGGCGATGCGCGGCGTCACCACCTATCGCAACATCGATGCGGAACTGGCCGGGGTCGAACTGTCCGGGAGCTGGAACCTCGGTCAGGTGATCCTTGCGGGTGATTTGAGCTACACCTATGGGGCCAACAAGTCTGATGGCGGAGCTTTGGGGCAAATTCCGCCGCTGAAAGGCTCGCTGAGCGCAACCTATGATGCCGATATCTGGCAAGCCGGTGCGCGCATCAACTGGGCTGCCAAACAAGATCGCATCTACACCGTGCTCGATGCGGGCGAGACCCCGGGCTATGCAACAGTCGATCTGTTCGGGTCCTATACGCTGAACGACAAGGTGATGCTCATGGCGGGGATCGATAACGTCTTTGACAAATCCTACGCGACCCACCTGAACCGCTCCAACAGCTATGATACCTCCGTTGAGCGGGTCAACGAACCGGGGCGGAACATCTACCTGACGATGCAGGTGCAGTTCTGA